One genomic window of Arachis hypogaea cultivar Tifrunner chromosome 8, arahy.Tifrunner.gnm2.J5K5, whole genome shotgun sequence includes the following:
- the LOC112707094 gene encoding uncharacterized protein isoform X2 yields the protein MKRVAVAPQQNTHQTHSHPLRFACSSFNTEHSVPHDTNSNPSLSMASSSSFSSLCSFPPLTPASTFTKPPKLPYLTAPPTLSPQLPKRCRFATSVTKDREVAVVKDNQLEEKRSRFDDADPDRLLSRAINTALVLGFGTFAVSKLLTIDHDYWHGWTLYEILRYVPEHNWVAYEQALKSNPVLAKMAISGVVYSIGDWIAQCYEGKPLFEFDRTRLFRSGLAGFTLHGSLSHYYYQLCESLFPFQEWWVVPAKVAFDQTVWAAIWNSIYFVVLGLLRFESINNIYGELKSTFWPMLTAGWKLWPFAHLITYGVIPLEQRLLWVDCVELIWVTILSTYSNEKSEARISDGASSETKSSTLSHKSNKE from the exons ATGAAACGGGTGGCTGTGGCGCCACAACAAAACACACATCAAACGCATTCACACCCTCTTCGCTTTGCGTGCTCCTCTTTCAACACTGAACACAGTGTTCCACACGATACTAACTCAAACCCCTCTCTCtccatggcttcttcttcttctttctcttctctatGCAGCTTCCCTCCCCTCACTCCAGCCTCCACCTTCACCAAACCACCCAAGCTCCCTTACCTTACTGCACCTCCTACACTCTCTCCCCAGCTCCCAAAACGATGTCGTTTCGCCACCTCCGTCACCAAGGATCGCGAGGTAGCCGTCGTCAAGGACAACCAATTGGAAGAGAAACGATCGCGTTTCGATGATGCTGATCCTGATCGCCTCCTTAGCAGAGCCATCAACACTGCCCTCGTTTTGGGATTCGGAACTTTTGCTGTCTCCAAATTGCTCACTATTGACCATGATTACTGGCAT GGTTGGACCCTTTATGAGATACTAAGGTATGTCCCTGAACACAATTGGGTTGCTTATGAGCAAGCTCTCAAGTCGAACCCTGTTTTGGCGAAGATGGCAATAAGTGGAGTTGTCTATTCAATTGGAGACTGGATTGCTCAG TGCTATGAAGGAAAGCCTCTATTTGAGTTTGATCGGACGCGATTATTCAGATCAGGTCTAGCTGGGTTTACTCTCCATGGATCTCTTTCTCACTATTACTACCAACTTTGTGAG TCTCTTTTTCCTTTCCAAGAATGGTGGGTTGTCCCTGCTAAAGTTGCCTTTGACCAAACTGTGTGGGCAGCAATTTGGAACAGCATCTACTTTGTTGTTTTGGGCTTGTTGCGGTTCGAATCTATAAATAACATATATGGTGAACTGAAGTCAACATTTTGGCCCATGCTCACG GCAGGATGGAAGCTTTGGCCTTTTGCCCATCTGATAACTTATGGTGTGATTCCTCTCGAGCAAAGGCTTCTTTGGGTCGATTGTGTTGAGCTCATCTGGGTCACGATACTTTCAAC ttATTCAAATGAGAAATCAGAAGCCCGAATATCGGACGGTGCATCCTCAGAAACAAAGTCATCTACATTAAGCCACAAGTCCAATAAG GAGTAG
- the LOC112707094 gene encoding uncharacterized protein isoform X1 has product MKRVAVAPQQNTHQTHSHPLRFACSSFNTEHSVPHDTNSNPSLSMASSSSFSSLCSFPPLTPASTFTKPPKLPYLTAPPTLSPQLPKRCRFATSVTKDREVAVVKDNQLEEKRSRFDDADPDRLLSRAINTALVLGFGTFAVSKLLTIDHDYWHGWTLYEILRYVPEHNWVAYEQALKSNPVLAKMAISGVVYSIGDWIAQCYEGKPLFEFDRTRLFRSGLAGFTLHGSLSHYYYQLCESLFPFQEWWVVPAKVAFDQTVWAAIWNSIYFVVLGLLRFESINNIYGELKSTFWPMLTAGWKLWPFAHLITYGVIPLEQRLLWVDCVELIWVTILSTYSNEKSEARISDGASSETKSSTLSHKSNKASWKQGDKIFRFITVTTNKSNQHCEKLLI; this is encoded by the exons ATGAAACGGGTGGCTGTGGCGCCACAACAAAACACACATCAAACGCATTCACACCCTCTTCGCTTTGCGTGCTCCTCTTTCAACACTGAACACAGTGTTCCACACGATACTAACTCAAACCCCTCTCTCtccatggcttcttcttcttctttctcttctctatGCAGCTTCCCTCCCCTCACTCCAGCCTCCACCTTCACCAAACCACCCAAGCTCCCTTACCTTACTGCACCTCCTACACTCTCTCCCCAGCTCCCAAAACGATGTCGTTTCGCCACCTCCGTCACCAAGGATCGCGAGGTAGCCGTCGTCAAGGACAACCAATTGGAAGAGAAACGATCGCGTTTCGATGATGCTGATCCTGATCGCCTCCTTAGCAGAGCCATCAACACTGCCCTCGTTTTGGGATTCGGAACTTTTGCTGTCTCCAAATTGCTCACTATTGACCATGATTACTGGCAT GGTTGGACCCTTTATGAGATACTAAGGTATGTCCCTGAACACAATTGGGTTGCTTATGAGCAAGCTCTCAAGTCGAACCCTGTTTTGGCGAAGATGGCAATAAGTGGAGTTGTCTATTCAATTGGAGACTGGATTGCTCAG TGCTATGAAGGAAAGCCTCTATTTGAGTTTGATCGGACGCGATTATTCAGATCAGGTCTAGCTGGGTTTACTCTCCATGGATCTCTTTCTCACTATTACTACCAACTTTGTGAG TCTCTTTTTCCTTTCCAAGAATGGTGGGTTGTCCCTGCTAAAGTTGCCTTTGACCAAACTGTGTGGGCAGCAATTTGGAACAGCATCTACTTTGTTGTTTTGGGCTTGTTGCGGTTCGAATCTATAAATAACATATATGGTGAACTGAAGTCAACATTTTGGCCCATGCTCACG GCAGGATGGAAGCTTTGGCCTTTTGCCCATCTGATAACTTATGGTGTGATTCCTCTCGAGCAAAGGCTTCTTTGGGTCGATTGTGTTGAGCTCATCTGGGTCACGATACTTTCAAC ttATTCAAATGAGAAATCAGAAGCCCGAATATCGGACGGTGCATCCTCAGAAACAAAGTCATCTACATTAAGCCACAAGTCCAATAAG GCAAGTTGGAAACAGGGGGATAAAATATTCAGGTTCATAACAGTTACAACTAACAAGAGTAATCAACATTGTGAAAAGCTCTTAATTTGA